A stretch of the Vitis vinifera cultivar Pinot Noir 40024 chromosome 16, ASM3070453v1 genome encodes the following:
- the LOC100264173 gene encoding stilbene synthase 5-like, producing the protein MASIEEIRNAQRAKGPATILAIGTATPDHCVYQSDYADYYFRVTKSEHMTELKKKFNRICDKSIIKKRYIHLTEEMLEEHPNIGAYMAPSLNIRQEIITAEVPKLGKEAALKALKEWGQPKSKITHLVFCTTSGVEMPGADYKLANLLGLETSVRRVMLYHQGCYAGGTVLRTAKDLAENNAGARVLVVCSEITVVTFRGPSEDALDSLVGQALFGDGSAAVIVGSDPDVSIERPLFQLVSAAQTFIPNSAGAIAGNLREVGLTFHLWPNVPTLISENIEKCLNQAFDPLGISDWNSLFWIAHPGGPAILDAVEAKLNLEKKKLEATRHVLSEYGNMSSACVLFILDEMRKKSLKGEKATTGDGLDWGVLFGFGPGLTIETVVLHSVPMVTN; encoded by the exons ATGGCTTCAATTGAGGAAATTAGAAACGCTCAACGTGCCAAGGGTCCGGCCACCATCCTAGCCATTGGCACAGCTACTCCCGACCACTGTGTCTACCAGTCTGATTATGCTGATTACTATTTCAGAGTCACTAAGAGCGAGCACATGACTGAGTTGAAGAAGAAGTTCAATCGCATAT GTGACAAATCAATTATCAAGAAGCGTTACATTCATTTGACCGAAGAAATGCTTGAGGAGCACCCAAACATTGGTGCTTATATGGCTCCATCTCTCAACATACGCCAAGAGATTATCACTGCTGAGGTACCTAAACTTGGTAAAGAAGCAGCATTGAAGGCTCTTAAAGAATGGGGTCAACCAAAGTCCAAGATCACCCATCTTGTATTTTGTACAACCTCCGGTGTAGAAATGCCTGGTGCAGATTACAAACTCGCTAATCTCTTAGGCCTTGAAACATCGGTTAGAAGGGTGATGTTGTACCATCAAGGTTGCTATGCAGGTGGAACCGTCCTTCGAACTGCTAAGGATCTTGCAGAAAATAACGCAGGAGCACGAGTTCTTGTGGTGTGCTCTGAGATCACTGTTGTTACATTTCGTGGGCCTTCCGAAGATGCTTTGGACTCTTTAGTAGGTCAAGCCCTTTTTGGTGATGGGTCAGCAGCTGTGATTGTTGGATCAGATCCAGATGTCTCCATTGAACGACCCCTCTTCCAACTTGTTTCAGCAGCCCAAACGTTTATTCCTAATTCAGCAGGTGCTATTGCGGGTAACTTACGTGAGGTGGGACTCACCTTTCACTTGTGGCCTAATGTGCCTACTTTGATTTCCGAGAACATAGAGAAATGCTTGAATCAGGCTTTTGACCCACTTGGTATTAGCGATTGGAACTCGTTATTTTGGATTGCTCACCCTGGTGGCCCTGCAATTCTTGATGCGGTTGAAGCAAAACTcaatttagagaaaaagaaacttgAAGCAACAAGGCACGTGTTAAGTGAGTATGGTAACATGTCTAGTGCATGTGTCTTGTTTATTTTGGATGAGATGAGAAAGAAATCCCTAAAGGGGGAAAAAGCGACCACAGGTGACGGATTGGATTGGGGAGTACTATTCGGTTTTGGGCCAGGCTTGACCATTGAGACCGTTGTGCTGCATAGCGTTCCTATGGTTACAAATTGA
- the LOC100853820 gene encoding stilbene synthase 4 yields the protein MASVEEIRNAQRAKGPATVLAIGTATPDNCLYQSDFADYYFRVTKSEHMTELKKKFNRICDKSMIKKRYSHLTEEMLEEHPNIGAYMAPSLNIRQEIITAEVPKLGKEAALKALKEWGQPKSKITHLVFCTTSGVEMPGADYKLANLLGLETSVRRVMLYHQGCYAGGTVLRTAKDLAENNAGARVLVVCSEITVVTFRGPSETALDSLVGQALFGDGSATVIVGSDPDLSIERPLFQLVSAAQTFIPNTQGAIAGNLREVGLTFHLWPNVPTLISENIEKCLNQAFDPIGINDWNSLFWIAHPGGPAILNAVEAKLSLDKQKLKATRHVLSEYGNMSSACVLFIMDEMRKKSLKEQKTTTGEGLDWGVLFGFGPGLTIETVVLHSIPRDSN from the exons ATGGCGTCTGTGGAGGAAATTAGAAATGCTCAGCGTGCCAAGGGTCCGGCCACCGTTCTAGCCATTGGCACAGCTACCCCGGACAACTGTCTGTACCAGTCTGATTTCGCTGATTACTATTTTCGGGTCACTAAGAGCGAGCACATGACCGAGCTCAAGAAGAAGTTCAACCGCATTT GTGATAAATCAATGATCAAGAAGCGTTATAGTCATTTGACCGAAGAAATGCTTGAGGAGCACCCAAACATTGGTGCTTATATGGCTCCATCTCTTAACATACGTCAAGAGATTATTACTGCTGAGGTACCCAAGCTTGGTAAGGAAGCGGCATTGAAGGCTCTTAAAGAGTGGGGTCAACCCAAATCCAAGATTACCCATCTTGTATTTTGTACAACTTCAGGTGTAGAAATGCCCGGTGCTGACTATAAACTCGCTAATCTCCTAGGCCTTGAAACATCAGTCAGAAGAGTAATGTTGTACCATCAAGGGTGCTATGCAGGTGGAACTGTCCTTCGAACCGCTAAGGATCTTGCTGAGAATAATGCAGGAGCACGGGTTCTCGTGGTGTGCTCTGAGATCACCGTTGTTACATTCCGTGGGCCTTCTGAAACTGCTTTGGACTCTTTAGTTGGCCAAGCCCTTTTTGGTGATGGTTCTGCAACTGTAATTGTTGGATCAGATCCAGATCTCTCGATTGAACGACCACTCTTCCAGCTAGTCTCGGCGGCCCAAACATTCATCCCCAATACCCAAGGTGCTATTGCAGGCAACTTACGTGAAGTGGGTCTCACCTTTCATTTATGGCCTAATGTGCCAACTTTGATCTCCGAAAATATAGAGAAATGTTTGAATCAGGCTTTTGACCCAATTGGAATCAACGATTGGAATTCCTTATTTTGGATTGCTCATCCAGGTGGCCCGGCTATTCTTAATGCAGTTGAAGCAAAATTGAGTTTGGATAAACAAAAACTTAAAGCAACAAGACATGTTCTAAGTGAATATGGGAACATGTCAAGTGCTTGTGTCTTATTTATTATGGACGAGATGAGAAAGAAATCGTTGAAggaacaaaaaacaacaacagGTGAAGGATTGGATTGGGGCGTCTTGTTTGGCTTTGGACCAGGCCTAACCATCGAGACTGTTGTCCTCCACAGTATTCCTAGGGATTCCAATTGA
- the LOC100853745 gene encoding stilbene synthase 4-like, with protein sequence MASVEEIRNAQRAKGPATVLAIGTATPDNCLYQSDFADYYFRVTKSEHMTELKKKFNRICDKSMIKKRYIHLTEEMLEEHPNIGAYMAPSLNIRQEIITAEVPKLGKEAALKALKEWGQPKSKITHLVFCTTSGVEMPGADYKLANLLGLEPSVRRVMLYHQGCYAGGTVLRTAKDLVENNAGARVLVVCSEITVVTFRGPSEDALDSLVGQALFGDGSAAVIVGSDPDISIEQPLFQLVSAAQTFIPNSAGAIAGNLREVGLTFQLWPNVPSLISENIEKCLTKAFDPIGISDWNSLFWIAHPGGPAILDAVEAKLSLDKQKLKATRHILSEYGNMSSACVLFILDEMRKKSLKEGKTTTGEGLDWGVLFGFGPGLTIETVVLHSVQMDSN encoded by the exons ATGGCGTCTGTGGAGGAAATTAGAAATGCTCAGCGTGCCAAGGGTCCGGCCACCGTTCTAGCCATTGGCACAGCTACCCCGGACAACTGTCTGTACCAGTCTGATTTCGCCGATTACTATTTTCGGGTCACTAAGAGCGAGCACATGACCGAGCTCAAGAAGAAGTTCAACCGCATCT GTGATAAATCCATGATCAAGAAGCGTTACATTCATTTGACCGAAGAAATGCTTGAGGAGCACCCAAACATTGGTGCTTATATGGCTCCATCTCTTAACATACGCCAAGAGATTATCACTGCTGAGGTACCCAAGCTTGGTAAGGAAGCAGCATTGAAGGCTCTTAAAGAGTGGGGTCAGCCTAAATCGAAGATCACCCACCTTGTATTTTGTACCACCTCAGGTGTAGAAATGCCTGGTGCAGATTATAAACTCGCTAATCTTTTAGGCCTCGAACCATCTGTCAGAAGAGTGATGTTGTACCATCAAGGGTGCTATGCAGGTGGAACTGTTCTTCGAACAGCTAAGGATCTTGTAGAGAATAATGCAGGAGCACGAGTTCTTGTGGTATGCTCTGAGATCACTGTTGTTACATTTCGTGGTCCTTCCGAAGATGCTTTGGACTCTTTAGTTGGCCAAGCCCTTTTTGGTGATGGGTCTGCAGCTGTAATTGTTGGATCAGATCCAGATATCTCGATTGAACAACCACTCTTCCAGCTTGTTTCAGCAGCACAAACATTTATTCCAAATTCAGCAGGTGCTATTGCCGGCAACTTACGTGAAGTGGGTCTCACCTTTCAATTGTGGCCTAATGTGCCTAGTTTGATATCTGAAAACATAGAGAAGTGTTTGACTAAGGCTTTTGACCCAATTGGTATTAGTGACTGGAATTCCTTATTCTGGATTGCTCATCCCGGTGGCCCAGCTATTCTTGACGCAGTTGAAGCAAAACTCAGTTTAGATAAACAGAAACTCAAAGCAACAAGACATATTCTAAGTGAATATGGGAACATGTCGAGTGCATGTGtcttgtttattttggacgaGATGAGAAAGAAATCGCTCAAGGAAGGAAAGACAACCACAGGTGAAGGATTGGATTGGGGTGTTTTGTTTGGCTTTGGGCCAGGCTTGACCATTGAGACCGTTGTACTACATAGCGTTCAAATGGATTCAAACTAA